The sequence TAcgagatggcgaagaaaaaggagaaaaacCTTCAAGGGTATCATTATAGCCTTGATTTTCACGCGCATTTGCCAGACTATACTAATGATATCCATCATGCATGCACTGGTCGTATATAAACTACATGTGAAATCCACAAAAGCAACCGAACACATTGTCCATCTTGCCACATTTTTTAAGATGATCCTCTATAACAAACAAGAAGCTCTACATTTAGGCAGATCCAGGCTTTTGAAGATAAGTTCGTCGGTAAAGTTCGTCAACACCCTCGAGGTAGTAAGCACCAGGCCAGATGTTGTCAAGAGAACCTTGAGGGGTGTACTTGACAGCGTTGTGGTTCTCCTCTCGGAGCTGCGATACCGTCAGTCATTCATTGTTCCCAACAATAAACGATAAACATGAATAACTTACCTTGAGAGCATCGACATATTCCTGACAAGGCCTAACGTCCATAGAGGCCAACCTCGCCTTCAAGTTCAACTTGTCCGCAATTTCCTTGGTAGAGCCGTTGACCCTAAGAGCGTAGAAAGATGCGGCACAACCAGAACCAAAGGCGTACATGCCAATTCGCTTGCCGATCTCAATACCTTCAGGGGCGGAAGAGACAACAGAGGCGAGGGCACCGTAAAGAGAAGCAGTGTACATGTTACCGCATCGAGAGACACAGTCCTTGCCCGGGAGAACAGCAGACTTGTAATGGTCGCCAGCGATACCAATGAAAGTCTTCTCAATGACCTTGTCGGTATAGGTCTTGGTCTTGTCAAGAGACTTGACGTCCTCAGGGACGTTGGCGAAAGCGGGATGAGAGGGGTTTCGGAGGTAATCCTGCCAGAAGGATAAGTTTCATACAAGTCGAACAAATGTATTGACTCACGTTGTAGAACATACGGGCGTGACCCTTCTGGACGAGCTTGCCGTAGGGACTGTGCAAACAGACATAGTCAAACTTGGTAATACCGTCCGCCTTAGTCTCAGAAACACCGTTGGCGTGACCGTTGGCATGACCGTTGGCGTGGCCATTGGCCTGGCCATTGATGGCTCCGACGAAGCCGTTAGCAACCTCGGAAACGGCAGCGGTCAcagaagcaagagagagCTTCTTGGCGGCACGAGCCTGGGAAGCCTCAGCCTTCTGGATGTAAGTGGAGTAGGCGTTGTCGAGGGCACCGAGATAGGCGGCAATGGTCAAGGGGCCGTCGACGGTGGGCTACGGCAGCGTTAATGACTTAAATGTACAACGAGATGACTGCACATACGTATTCCGCGGAAAGGTCAGGCTTGTAAAAGTCCCAGGTGTTGGCCATGTAAGTGCCGTGGACGGCTGCAGATATGTTAACAAACAATGCTTCCTTGGGGTAACTGGCACTCACGCTCAAGCACCAAAGGTGCATCGGGGCCGATCAACATGGCACAAGCACCCATGCCACCCACAGGCCTAGCACTTCCCTCCTTGTAAATGGCAATGTCACCGCACATGACAATAGCGTTCCTTCCGTCCCAGCTTTCAGACTGAATCCAGTTAACAGCGTTGAAAAGGGCGGCGGTAGAGCCGTAACACGCGTTCTTGGAGTCAATACCCTCGATGTCGGTGTTGCCTGACTCGGCAAAGAGGTTCATGAGAAGGGTTTTGGTAGATTTGGACTTGTCGATAAGGGTCTCAGTACCGACGTCCAAACGACCGATGGACTTGGGGTCGATGTTGTatttttggagaagagaagaaacgACTGCAAAATGTTAGCAATGTTTTACCAATGTTTGCACTTTGGGCTTACCGGTCAAAGCGACAGAGTTGATGTCCTCCCTTTTGCACTGTCAGCTATTTTGATCATCGCGTTTACTTGACAAACTCACTTGTCGTCGGTGAAAGCCATGTGTCCCATACCCAAACCAATAGTGTACTTTCCCTTGGCGACGCCGTCAAACTCCTCGAGCTGTTCCTCAGAAATGCACTACAAGCGTCGAAATCAGCTGCAGAAGGGGGAACGAGCTGATAGTATCGCCACTCACCCTCTTGGGGAAGTACATCTCCATGCCGAGGATACCGACGTTGCTGGGTCTAGCGGGGATGTCAAAGTTGGACATTTTTGGTGGAATGGGGATTATGGGAGTGGGTAAGGAGCGTAGAGTGCTATAGAGCAGGATacgaaaaaaagaaggaacaagGAATGTTTTTAACAAATCCCAACGCGCCTGGTTGTTTGTTggggaaaagaacaaaagtCGGACGATAGGTCGGTGCCTCCGCCAGGCACCCCATTacaactttttttttaaaacTAATACCTTGCAACATTGGATTACAGTGGATTACATTCTTGCTATACAACATGACTTATTCCGCATTATATTGGTTTATATTGGTTTATGCGACGCTACTTATTTCGCAAATACCCATGCCACCCTCGTTCTCGTCGCCCCTCCATGCTGTCGCGATACCCAAACGCGTATCCTCGAGCTTTGCCACCCATTCCAGCTGGTGGGGCCCAGAAACGGGGCGCTGCGGTAGTCTTGCGACGGCGGCCTCGACGGGTTCGTTTCGTGGTCAATGACTGTTTTATAGATGTTTCTGACGTTTTGAGTGGTACGACTGGAATGGATTTTCCGTTTGAGAATGTGGTTACCGAACCTACGAGTGAGGCTGGAGGGCGAGAAAGGACGCCGATAAACATACATGGcgtttcttcctcaaatGGCGATTCGCGCAAAACCTCGCGAGGGGACATGTGCTTTCGCGTCCACCGCTCATGTATGCAAGATGGTCCCCCAAGGGATGAAAATTCCACCGCAGATTCGGCAGCGGCTTTCTGTATGTTTTGGATTTTAGCTTCTGGCAGCGGAAGACGCCTTGGATTTCTGATGATCAGGGGTTAGCATGAGCCTTGATTGATAGGTATGTTGAGTTACAAAGGTAGGGGATAATCCTCAGAGGGTGGCAGAAGGGAAATCGGCTTGAcagggcaagaagaaaataaTCGAAACTCTGGAACAGGTGAGATGGGGTCGCTGCACGATAGCAATGCCACCTACCAATTAAGGAATCATTTGCCGTATTTTGTTCTTTCTCGACACCATCCGCCGCTGCTTTGGCAGCTGCCTCTGCTTCCATCCTTGCAgccctctccctctctttccgcctcttcttcttcgcgtTTTGTTTTTCGGCTTTTGTCATTGGTCTCTTGACACCATTTTCGCCCATCACACTatcctcgccttcctcatctttgctGAGCATGAGTTTCGACGTCAAAAGCGGAGTAGGTGGCCGGGGTAAGGTAGAGGGAGGGATAATTGAGGCCATGAGTCGTTCGTAAGCTTCCAGGGCATCGACATCTGGCGTACCGGCCCTGCTGAAAGGGCTTGAACCGCGACTGGAGCCGCCAgctgaagaaagagaggagctGGGACTCATTATAAAACAACGGTGGACACTATAGGGTATAGGGGAGTCACAAGTGGGGGTTGTAGATTATAAGTTGGACTGATTGATGATTGATAAGAGCTGCAGGGTACTGTGAGGAGTGATCAGGGTACTGTGAGGAGTGATCAGGGTACTGTGAGGAGTGATCAACTGTGAAGTTTGGAGTTTGCAAGTCCGACCTTGGAGTTTGTAACCGGGTAAATGTAACTTGTCTCATAAAAGATGCTTGAATATTTGGTTCCGACCCAGGCTCGCGAGCCTATATATGTACCCATTAACCAAAAAGGCAAATGGGACGGGCCTATGTTTAATGAATAATTAATTAAGACGCGCTAAATTAGACGGCCCAGGCACATGCCTTGTCACGCCCTGGGACACTAATTTGGAGGCCACTGGACGCGTCTCTCCTTGTTGTCATTGGGGTCCCTCCATTCAGTGGGCTTAGTATCTCGGGAGGATGGGGCggagatgggagaaaaAGTATGGATGAATGAAACAAGAATGAACAGCCCATGTATTCCAAACGTCTTCTCTATAAACAACACTACCTTCCGTAAGTCTTTCCCACCGCAAATACATCACTCAACTTACCACGTAGTGCCCCAATACAGAAAGATGAGCACCATGTGCGactcattctccttcgcGCAAGAAATGCCAGCTCTCGATGTTTCACCAACCATCCCAACCATGGTCCTCCCAGGCTGGGGTgacaaagaggaggatcaACAGGTCTACTTCTTGCCAGATATGCCTGCCAATAAGAATTCAGATACCGCTCGTCGTTCCACAAACTTTACTACAGATATGGATCTTGGCAGCCTCATTGCTCAAGACGCGtttccctctttcattCTGGATGTTATTGACCTTGGATCGGTCCATACAGGTACCAAGGCGAGAGAGACCAGATTGGGTgagcttcctccttcccaaagTGCCGCCGTTCATCCAACTAACATAATTAGCTCGAACGCAACAGTCAAGGTCTGCCTCTGATGGGGCATGGCAGCCGTACAACAAAAGCCCTTTTACCCAGCGCCGAACATCCTTAGACGCCATTCCTTCTCGGCCCCCTCTCAATTTTGCGCACACGGCACCATCAGACTTGCCAGGCTATGCTTCAATGGCAAGAGGCGCGTCTCTTACCACAGCACCTACCGAGGCTCCTTCTACCCTCTCAAAATCTCACCCTCCTGTATTGCCCATTGCTTCGCGACGAAGATCCACCCTCTtaacttcctcttccgagCGATATCGAGCTCTTCGCAacccaacaacaacaacaacctGTCGCACAGCGATGCTCCTTCGTTCGATTCCCGAAACACCCAAAGATCTTGATGTGGTTCCTGAAGGCAGCTGGGCTCTTCGAAATCGGTCTAAAGGATCCTCCACACTTTGGCGGTCAAGATCTACACCCAACATGAAGGTCATTAAGCGACCGGTCGAAACtgagagattgaaaagatcTTTATCTGGTTCGgacagaggagaaggctcTGATTTGCAAAAGAGAtacctctctctcgctcTGCAGGTGCATCGTGGTTCAGCTCCACTCAACACTTGTCTTGCATTCCTCAACCCGGCCGTCCCGCCTCTTCCCAAAACACGCACacgctcttcctcttcctctcttgtACGCTCCCCTCGCACCCAGTCGCTTAACAAGATTGCACCTACACAAGCTACCAATATTCAGAACTCTCTTCAGTCGGCAGATATCCATTGGCAGCCGTTAGCAATCCGGCCCAAAAGGTCTTGTTCGGAACCTGTCCCAACGGTCACTCCTCCCCGTCCCGAAACTGCCACATCGTCTACTATGCAGGACCATTGGAAGGTGTCAGACTCATCAGCAGCACCCACTCCTTCCCGGCCACCAAAATCATGCGAACGAATTATCTGtgccgagaagaaggaagagaaaaatcAGGTCATCAACGCTCCTCCCGAGTGCGCACCGCCTTGTTTTCTTACACCGAATAGCGATATCCTCAATTTTAGCTCTCTCATGacggagagagaaaaggaggaagaggacgtgGAAGACGATTGGCAAGCTGTGTCTGAGGCAGAAAAATGGGTATGGCCTGAACCTCCTTCCAAGTGTCTCACTCCTCGAATCTCCGTCACTTCCCTCACCAACAAGCCGTTTCAGCCAGAGCCAATCGTTTATGACAATAGTAATGACACAACCCCCAAAGCTTCGAGATCAATCTATCGGGCGACGAGTGGCGCAGATCTATCAAAGATCGAGTTGAGGTTGGATTTAGTGCTTATGGAGAAAGGTGAGGGCAAAAAATTGACGTCGTGGACAAAAAGTATGAGGAGAAAACTGCGACCATAGTCATAGCTGTAGAACGGTTCTATGATCCTGTATCCTATAGAATTGTATTATATTACCGTAAATCACGTTTATCCAAGCATAATTCGTTATACATCCGTTGTCATGTATCAAGTCACATATTCAACTCGGCTTACTAGAGAAATTTTGACAGGTTGCAAGATATTTTATACGTCTCACCATAATTCGGTAGCTACACGCACAAACATATATCCAGTTCTATAAGACACTCATGCACTTTCTCCGTTTCTCACAAGTCACTTTGTTTAATGCACTTTTCCCACATGCAACATCCCTTCTCTTATCCCTTAATTGTTCTTGTTTGGTGCAGGTCGCCATATATATTATTACCTAGACTTTATTTCCGGAACGCTCGTTCTGTTTCATTATTGCCAGGTCATTCCAATCGCTaaataaaagaaaaagaaaaaaaaattaaaaCCAAGATGAAAATTTATCGGTATTTATCAGGGATGGGGGGAACAGGAGGAATAGTTGAACCAGAAAGGTTAATGCTCATCGGAGGACCGAATGCGATCCCTGGCTTCTGTTGAAACTGCTGATAAGAGGATGGCTGCTGGTTCTGGCTGTTGCCATTCTCAGGAGAGTTTTGGTTTTGGCGATTTACAGAAAGTTGCTATACCATCCCCATCAGTACAATATAAAATACAGAAACAAAAGGGGAAACAAACCTCGTAATAAGCAAAATCTTGCAATAGGCTAGTCTTGCTCTTGGTTTGGTAATCCAAAAAGATTTGTAGGACCTCTGTGCCAGCTTCGTAGGGTAATTCTTGAGTGTCGCGCGAGTTGGTGATAGGTTTGCATTCGGGAGTGTTGGTCAGCCGGATGTGTCGAAGAGCACTACAGCAGGTATAAGCAAGAAGCATGATAACTGTAGAGCAATAGAACGTACGATGAGGGGACATCACGGACAAAGATCCACTTGACTTCAAAGATGCCCTTCCACTTGTCCTGGGCCCATACCTTGGATGTCTTTGTCTCATCCACACTAGTAGGCGGTCAGTCCTATGTATGACTTGACGAGATGATCCAAATGCAGACTCACGGCGTTATCATTTCAGCTACACCACAGAAATGTCTAGATCCATTGACGCTGAAGAACAAGTATACTGGACCCTTGTTCGCCGTTTCTCTAAAAGCAGCATCCAGACGTTTATTGCCGAGGACAGTCGAAGACCAAATCTCGTGCTTGAGTGATTTCTgaacatcatcctcctgcTCTACTCATCAGCTGCCTGGCCTTTTTTCCGTTGGATAGTGAACACTTACAGTGTACGACTTGATAACAAAGAACCTGGCATTCTGGGGTTGGCAGTTGAATGTGGCGGGATTTaatcccttccttctggcCAACTCGATGACTTCCCTATCCTGCGCACCTATACCGTGGCCGGTGGGGGCAGCCGTATTAGGTGGTGAGGGGAA is a genomic window of Cryptococcus tetragattii IND107 chromosome 7, whole genome shotgun sequence containing:
- a CDS encoding hydroxymethylglutaryl-CoA synthase; the protein is MSNFDIPARPSNVGILGMEMYFPKRCISEEQLEEFDGVAKGKYTIGLGMGHMAFTDDKEDINSVALTVVSSLLQKYNIDPKSIGRLDVGTETLIDKSKSTKTLLMNLFAESGNTDIEGIDSKNACYGSTAALFNAVNWIQSESWDGRNAIVMCGDIAIYKEGSARPVGGMGACAMLIGPDAPLVLEPVHGTYMANTWDFYKPDLSAEYPTVDGPLTIAAYLGALDNAYSTYIQKAEASQARAAKKLSLASVTAAVSEVANGFVGAINGQANGHANGHANGHANGVSETKADGITKFDYVCLHSPYGKLVQKGHARMFYNDYLRNPSHPAFANVPEDVKSLDKTKTYTDKVIEKTFIGIAGDHYKSAVLPGKDCVSRCGNMYTASLYGALASVVSSAPEGIEIGKRIGMYAFGSGCAASFYALRVNGSTKEIADKLNLKARLASMDVRPCQEYVDALKLREENHNAVKYTPQGSLDNIWPGAYYLEGVDELYRRTYLQKPGSA